In Dasypus novemcinctus isolate mDasNov1 chromosome 10, mDasNov1.1.hap2, whole genome shotgun sequence, one DNA window encodes the following:
- the LOC101443001 gene encoding protein Wnt-11, with translation MRARPRLCEALLLALALQTGVGYGIKWLALSKTPAALALNQTQHCKQLEGLVSAQVQLCRSNLELMRTVVHAAREATRACRGAFADMRWNCSSIELAPNYLLDLERGTRESAFVYALSAAAISHAIARACTSGDLPGCSCGPVPGEPPGPGNRWGGCADNLSYGLLMGAKFSDAPMKVKKTGSQANKLMRLHNSEVGRQALRASLEVKCKCHGVSGSCSIRTCWKGLQELRDVAADLKTRYLSATKVVHRPMGTRKHLVPRDLDIRPVKDSELVYLQSSPDFCMKNEKVGSHGTQDR, from the exons GGCGCTGTCCAAGACGCCGGCGGCCCTGGCGCTGAACCAGACGCAGCACTGCAAGCAGCTGGAGGGCCTGGTGTCGGCGCAGGTGCAGCTGTGCCGCAGCAACCTGGAGCTCATGCGCACCGTCGTGCACGCCGCCCGCGAGGCCACCAGGGCCTGCCGTGGGGCCTTCGCCGACATGCGCTGGAACTGCTCCTCCATCGAGCTCGCCCCCAACTACCTGCTCGACCTGGAGAGAG GGACCCGGGAGTCGGCCTTCGTGTATGCGCTGTCGGCGGCCGCCATCAGCCACGCCATCGCCCGGGCCTGCACCTCCGGCGACCTGCCCGGCTGCTCCTGCGGCCCCGTCCCAGGTGAGCCACCCGGGCCCGGGAACCGCTGGGGAGGATGCGCGGACAACCTCAGCTACGGGCTCCTCATGGGGGCCAAGTTTTCCGATGCTCCTATGAAGGTGAAAAAAACAGGATCCCAAGCCAATAAACTGATGCGTCTACACAACAGTGAAGTGGGGAGACAG GCTCTGCGCGCCTCCCTGGAAGTGAAGTGTAAGTGCCACGGGGTGTCTGGCTCCTGCTCCATCCGCACCTGCTGGAAGGGGCTGCAGGAGCTGCGGGACGTGGCCGCTGACCTCAAGACCCGCTACCTGTCGGCCACCAAGGTGGTGCACAGACCCATGGGCACCCGCAAGCACCTGGTGCCCAGGGACCTGGACATCCGGCCCGTGAAGGACTCGGAGCTCGTCTACCTGCAGAGCTCCCCTGACTTCTGCATGAAGAACGAGAAGGTGGGCTCCCACGGGACGCAGGACAGGTAA